TGTCCACCTCTTTACCCATATAACTGCGGATTACTTCCTGGGTTCCGAGAAGACTTTCTATTTGATCCAAGTAAGTGCTGTTCCCGAGAACATAATCGGCGTTAAGGATTACATCCCTGGCTTTGACCGTCATCTGTTCTACAGATCCCGGCCCTATGCCTACGATGTAAAGTTTTCCTCCGGCTGTTTTATTTTGCGATTGCGATTGTGACTCTGCCATAAACTTTCTTCCTGCAAATTAATTGTTTTTCTTCAGAAAGGGCGAGAGCTGCAGGTTCTGCAACTCCTTTTAATCCAAAGCGGGAAGCCTGGGAGGATGAAGGGGGGTTATAGCTATTTAACAGCTCATCCGGTAAAAAATTCACCGGAATGCCGAGCATCTCTCCCGC
The Methanosarcina thermophila TM-1 genome window above contains:
- a CDS encoding cobalamin biosynthesis protein; this encodes MIIGIGTRRGITKEEVVEAVKQALDEYNLSLIEVTALASAKLKENEQGLLEAGEMLGIPVNFLPDELLNSYNPPSSSQASRFGLKGVAEPAALALSEEKQLICRKKVYGRVTIAIAK